The window tttaattattttgtgctACAATTGAATCATTTGTTTCCTTGAAGTTTGGCATACAGGTATAACATTTATCCCTCCTGACCAGAGTATTTAGtaagacaaataacaaaaaaaagcagTTATAACACAGAGTTATGAGTAAAATGATCAGGAAGTTCAGCATGCTATGGGAGCACAGATGGAAAAAAGCACCTTTTGAGGTGGGGTGGGTCAATCCAAGTAGACTTCTTGAACTTTAAGGATTAGTAGAAGTTAGccagaaaaggagggaggggaaaggaataCTGTTCAACAgagaggaaacagcatgtgcaaagacctGCAGGCTAGGGAGCTAAAACATGTTTAGTATCACTTAGCCCTGGAGTATGAGTTGAACAGTAGATACTGATGAGGAAGAAGAGGTAACCAGAGACTTCTTTAGACCGTAGAAGGAGAGTAAACATCATCTTAAAAGCAGAGGAAGCAGTGATGACTTACGTCAAAGTGGTAATAGAGTCATATTCTTGAAATATTAGAAGAGACCATAGTGGAGGCAGGGAAGCCAGAAGGCTGTTGAAGCATTCTTGGTAAAGTATTAGTGATGGCTTACTTCTACTAGGTAATGTCTGTGGTGATAAAAATGAATTACCTCATTTGAGAGAGAGTTAAAAGGGCGAATGGATGGAACTTGGTGATTGACAGGGTTGAAGGAGCAgtagagagggagaagggaagtatCACACCCATTTTTCTGGCATGAAGAATAAGGTAGATGGGAATGCCACTGAGATAAGGCATTGATTCAGTACAGATACAGGAGTGAGGTGGTCAAAACAATCATTTTAGTTTTGGATGTTTGGCATTTGAGGCATCTGTGAGTTTTCCAGGTAGATTTATCTGGTAAACTGTTGGATATATGGATTTGAGCTGAGCTAGagataatttattcattcattcattccgcaaatatttattaaaccctCTTAAGTGCCAggaattattatatatgtattggGGATATTGTAGTAAATAGACAAAATCGCCCTGCCCtcagagattatttttataaagtgggaagatagacaataaacaacaaaataatttcagatagtCACAGTACCCTGAAGATGAAACAGGGTAATGATACAGAGATGGGGGGAAGTGAAGGAGGGATTAGACAGGTGACCAGCGGTGGCCTTTCTCAGGTGGTGATACTTGAATCATGAGAAGGAACTAACTAGGTTTAAAGTCAGGAggaaacatttaaggaagaaagaggagaatgtGTACAAAATTTTTGAAGGCCTTAAGGGCCCACTGAAGTCTCAACTACATTTTGTACCCCAACTTTTTGTCACTCCAGTGTGTTGGGTCACCCCAGAGCAAGTGCAGATACATCTTTTGATGGTTGATTTGAACATGAATTGAGAAGAGGGCAGAAATACCCAAATGTCtaatcttttcctctctctctttttatcctTCTTTGGGTTAACCTTTCCATATCTCATGAAATAAGAACGGATTCTCAATCTAGTGTTAAAGCAAATATTCAGAATATTCCCTGAATTGTGTTTGCCTCTCTGAAATGCAAAATTAATTCTACTTCAGTCCTTTTTTACCCAAATATATATTAGTATTTCCTAAATGTGCCTTTGTTGTTCCCTACAATATTAAGTGCAGGTTCTAAGGAGGAATTTGGTTTTCCCACCTATTTTACATTATTATATCTGTAAAAATCCAATAGCAATAGAACACAGAGACACAAATAGAACTTAGGAGGATTCAGAGCTCCGCTTGGTTGAACAGAGAAGTTCATTAAACCAAGCAACTCATTCTGTTTTATAACAGATGATTTACTGGCTAACACATTGGAATGTGTGCCTGACTTTTATTTTCTGGTGAGTCTTCCAGTGATAAAACCTAAAATCAGTGGTAGattttaaaacctaaaatcaGTGGTAGATTTTCCTAGAGCaaagtttctcaacctcagccctACTGTCATTTTGGGCAGGGTAATTCTTTTTGTTCTGGGAGACTGTCCTATCCATTGTAGGATGTTAAGCTGCATCCCTgacctccacccactagatgctagTTATATGCTCTCTTCATCTGTGACAGCCAAAAATGAGTATAGTTATTGCCAGTGTCCACTGAGAGTCAAAATCAATCTTGGTTGAGAAACTACTGTTTAGAGGAATTCTTAACTGTTTTTCTGAAGACACATACCTCATGCTTCAAGGGTATAGCCTACTGACCCTTCAGTAGGCAGCAAATTGAAGGCCTATTAGTAAAGTGAATTGATTTCTGTCACCCAGATCCTACTATGATGAGAGGAAGGCTGGCTACTTACTCGAGGGACAACTTCTGTCAGCCATGTGGTACTGCTGGAGGTGACACTGGCATCTTATACGCAAATTTAGTTATTTGCATGGTGGAGTATTGAGAGATAAGGAAAATTATGAAAACTATCGTATGCTAGAGAATGTATCACTTAGTATTTAACATACACCAAATTATGTTTTGAAAAAGTGAGTAATGAGTGATtaggtgtgtatgtgtttttatatatacatgcacatatatgtatttataatgttACAGTTCCCTAATTATTTGTATGTTGGCTCTTTGGGATTTTGTGTATGCTTCAATTTTCTCCTTAACTAATCACTGTCATTATATCCTCTAAGTTATCTTTGTCTGGTTGATTACTGCATGAGATTTCACTaaatgaattggaaaaaaatgttttagctgTTTTGGAAGATGTATTTGCATCTTTTGTGTTGTTACCTACAGTTAATAACATACTTCCTGATATTCTGTAGCATACAGATGTCAGCTCTTTCCAGACAATGGACCAAATGGTGTCAAATATGAGAAACTATATGcagaaattagaaagaaacttCGTAAGTACTAAAAACAAAGCATTGAGAACATTGTGTATACTTTGATATATTCTATTTCATAGTGGCTTTCAAACACTTTTTTAACCATAGTGGTTAAAAAAGATACCTTACATGATTAACCCAATAAGCAATATTTgtatactttataaatatatttgaagcaAAAGTTTCATGAAAAAATGACTATACTATTTACAGTATATACAGTTATTTTCTAGTCTATTTCATGTATTAAAAATCCTGGTTACAACCCACTAAATTGAGTTCATAACCTCcaagtttgaaaaataatgttaactttgaaaattttttaaaaattggaaaaaaaataacctcAAAAACATTGATTCTATTGAAAGTCACTATTgtaaatgaacattttatatgaatttgcataattttattattaataacctGTCTACTTAAAAGGATTTGTAGCATCTGAAGAGTTTCAGGGTTTTATAAACGACtctgaaaacagaaattttaggAATAATGTTTAGGTATAGTTCCCTAATAGTCCAAATAAACTAGTACTATAATAATACTCTCTATATTAACATCAAAACCAGTCACTTGATTTGATCTGAAGAAGACCCATAACATTCTAGTCATCCAGTTTGAATTCTATGGATCATTTCAGAATGCCCAAATAATCTAGGGCATTATTGGTTTTAGTAATGTAGCAATCTGGTACCTACAGGAGGAGGTACGAAACTTGATGTATAACTAATTGATTGGCTTAATGTTGGCAAGATTACACACAAGGGTCAACCACTGACTATAGAAGTATCACAGGTTTGGGGGCATAGCATCTTTATTGAAATCTAAGCCACGAGCACCCAAAGACTTAAGGATCTCTGAGTGAGTCACTTATTAGTCTTTGTAACGAGAGTGGGATAATTGTACCTAAAATGGACGACCGTTAGGACCCTCTAGGGGTGACTTTTTTTGGGCGGAGGTAATTTTTCAAGTCACTTCTCACTTGAGAACCTGGGTGTGCCTTTGACTACACCATATTGGTAGTTTAGTATCCTTAGTAGAACTTACAGCTAGTGTTGTTACTTATTTGAACTCTCTggcaataattatttatatttgactCGACTGAATTTACAATTTGTTTACCTGTAGGGTCAACTTTCAGTGGATCCAAATGGACATTCATTTTGTTCTTCCTCAGTTATGACTTATTCCAAAATAGGAGATGAACCGCCAAAGGTTTTTCAGGCCTCAACTCAAACTCGTCGAGCTCCAGGAGGAGTAAGTTTTCTATAAGCATTCCTAAAGTTTTATAAAGTTAGGGGATGATAGACTGTCTAGATCAAATTTTAACTATTAAAATTTAATCTGGTACAAGATGGTGGGGGGACAGGAGGGaggtgtgggggttgggggtaaggtagTCCTCACTGTGGAAACCATTAAAGCTCAACTGTATTTACTTagtttgtggcattttttttgtagcccccccacccccccgtgAGGGTGCcttttttcatgtaaatatctATGGATGTTTATTACCTTTACATGTTGACAAGGTAAACAAAACACGAAAAGAAGCCTTTGTTTCATGAAATTAATgtctatttttaagtttacatttgaagtgaattaattttttaactcaTGAAATATTTCAAGTGTACAGAAAGGATATAGAGAATAACATAATAAGTGCCCATATTCCTGCCACCCAGTTTAGTCATATcataacatttttctctatttgcttcaagttgtctcttgctttgttttctttttaagcgAAAATGTACAGAGGCAGTTAAACCTTCTAATACATTCCTCTGAGGTCTAttttccctttctccccttctcaGAGATTACCATTTTCCTGTATCTGGAGTTTATCATTTTCACGCatgtttttacaattttattactTCACGtttctgtcattaaaaaaatggaTTATTTTCCAGATTTCCCAACATTACATAAAGGGTATCATATTGCATATGTCCTCTGCAACTTGTCTTTGCTGAGTAATATGCTTCTGAGATTTATTCAGCTTGATACATGTGGCCCTGGTTTCTTTAACTTCTATGTAGTAtccaaaatatgaatatattatgaTTAATACGCTTCTGAGATTTATTCAAGTTGATACATGTGGCCCTGGTTTCTTTAACTTCTatgtaatatccaaaatatgaatGTACcatgatttttaaatcattttctgtcAATAGATATGTAGGTGAGTCTAATCTTTCACTAATTCATCTTTATACATGGCTCCTTATACAGAGTCTAGGAGTGGTATTGCTGAGTTGTAGGGTATGTGTACTTTCCTCTTTACCTAGCGTTTCCAAGCTACTATCCCAGTGATTGAAATTGTTGGCTTCCAAAACTGTGGCTTGtgagtttccatttctctacTTCCTTGTTAGTACTTATAGTAAAAATTTAGGTTTACCAATCTAATGAATGTGAAGTAGTACATTTTTTAGTTCTTACATATAAAGATGAACCTTTTAATGATGCTTTTGCCATAGTTCTGCTAATTAATctcagacattttaattttaactttctaaaagtgacaaacttaaatgtaaacagaataTAATTGTAGATGTCCCACAGTAAATCATGTTAGTTGCTATCAGAAATATTCTTATAATACTTCCATAGAGTTGATAGTCGGGAATCATGAGATTCAAGCCAATCAATATGACTGATGAATAATTAGTTGCCCTTATTTGTAGGAATCCCACCATAAACTTCCTTCTATTACATTATCTAAGACAGTCTTGAAGGCATTAAACTATAATTGctacttttgttttaatatttgattaCAATTTGGAAAAAGGTTAAATTGTATGGGTTCTGTTTGTTgtagacattttcattttaaggaGTTCAGGAAATATCAGAGACTTATTACCACAGTTTTACCACAAGTTAATAGTGGAACTGAGCACACATTATTTTTAGAGCAATAGATCTATGGCCATATCTCTGTAGGTAAGCTGGCCCTGAGatatacattctatatatatttaaataataataaaatttctttatttttacagataaagGAAACCAGGAAAGCAATGAGAGATTCTGACAGTGGACTAGAAAAAATGGCTATTGGTCATCATATCCATGACCGAGCTcatgtcattaaaaagtcaaagaacaaGAAGACTGGAGATGAAGAGGTCAACCAGGAGTTCATCAATATGAATGAAAGTAAGTtatcacaaaaaaataatattctttcttataaatttaaaataacagccgtacttgatgaatttttttttagaaacatgtCATAAGATGTAGTTTTTGAATAATGCATGTAGAGAATACCTTGTGAAAGTAATAGGATTGTGTTTTCATCCTTTCATAGGAGAGCTCTTTTTTATAGTGATTTTTGGCAATATGggatattacttatttttattttatccttggAAAGTGGAATCTTTTGAATTGTTATTTAGTAATATCATTAGGCAAAatgtgtctttaaatattttttctgattatcaaGAAAGTACATTTGAAaagtataaagacaaaaataatccATAATCCAAACTCAAAATACtagtaatattttaatgtatttcttcctaatcattttatatatataaacacttttttctcaaattattattctacttttatatagtttatattgtGCTTATTTTAATTTACCATTATAATTGTAAAGTTACTTATGATgctatttttcaaaagcattttaagTGGTTACCTTAAAGTTTTATTGTAAATAAGCCATAATTTTTACTTAAATCATTCTGTACTGTTCAGTAGTACTTAGGCTTTTGTATAGACAAGATTTTAATTTCTGTTATATGTTAGATTACatgtatgtctctctctctcaagtaaatcttttctttttctggattttgtatttattcttcaATGCATTTACATCCTTCTAGTGTCCTAACTCTTCTCCCTgtagtttttaattatattacaatttattaacaaatttaatcattaaatttaaattatttttattaatttttaaatcaatattaagcttttatatttaattgtattaattcaataatgaaattatattaaaatttagttGGATTCATCTCCTAGTTTCAGAAAGTATTTTGAATAATGTTTTTCCATAATAGagtgtttaaattttaaattgttgtattaaaaaagaaattctggccgggcacggtggctcatgcctgtaatcccagcactttgagaggccgaggcaggtagatcatggggtcataagttcgagaccagcctggccaacatggtgaaaccccatctctactaaaaatacaaaaatcagggcccggcacagtgactcacgcctgtaatcctggcactttgggaggccaaggcgggcagatcacgaggtcaggagttcaagaccagcctgaccaacatggtgaaaccccgtctctactaaaaatacaaaaattagccgggcatggtggtgcacgtgcctgtaatcccagctactcgtggggctgaagcaggagaatcgcttgaacccaggaggcggaggttgcagtgagccaagatcgagcccttgcactccagcctgggcgacagagcgagactctgtctcaaaaaaataaataaataaaataaataaaaatacaaaaatcagctgggcatggtggcccgcgcctgtaatcccagctacttgggaggctgagacaggagaatctcttgaacccggaaggcagaggttgcagtgagccaagatcacgcattgcactccagcctgggcaaaagagcaagactgtgttgggtggaggggaggaagaaattcTATTAACATTGGGGTttgataaaattattcttttttttttttttttttttgagacggagtctcgctctgttgtccaggctggagtgcagtggtgcagtggtgtgatctcggctcactgcaagctccgcctcccaggttcacgccattctcctgccacagcctcctgagtagctgggactacaggtgcccgccaccatgcctggctaattttttctatttttagtagagacgtggtttcaccatgttagccaggatggtcttgatctcctgaccttgtgatccgcccacctcagcctcccaaagtgccgggattacaggcgtgagccaccacacctggctggggtTTGATAAAATTATTCTTATGCAGTAAGATAGAAGCCATGATATTGTGACCTGTGTTTATTTGTAACCTCTGtaattttatcacatttatatatatactgagTATTTCACAATAATCAACATTTTGATGAAAAATTGAGTGAAggaacataatattttaaagcagtCTTAAGAAGTACTATCATGTCTCTATTGTTGCTATTATGGAAGTTAGATTACTTCATAACAACATGAATTGACATTCTAGCTGAGTAACCTGTCTTAGGAAATTGACAACAGAAACTTGTGAGGTCAAGTTACACAGAAAGATGGTTAGGTGAATAGAAGTGCTAGCCACAGAAGTATACACTATACAGGAAGAGTATATTCACTGTGAGATGACCCAGGAAGAAAAACTGTTAGTTAATATAATTAGGTCAGCTGGTCCATTGGGTAGAATAATATGTTATCCAGGCAGTTGAAAAAATAGATCATCAATAACTAGATCATCAGTAGGAATAGGAGAGGAACAGACAGGAAAACAAATACTACTTTTGTCAAAGACCCTTATATTTGAAGCAGCTTCCTGCCTCTGTATTGAGGTTACACTAATGAAAACACCAGACTAGACTGAAATATGTGGGAGCAAGGCAGTTACTGACAGTTGATACCTTAATACTTATtcccattatttttctgtttgacaTAGGTGATGCTCATGCTTTTGATGAGGAGTGGCAAAGTGAGGTTTTGAAGTACAAACCAGGACGACACAATCTAGGAAACACTAGAATGAGAAGTGTTGGCCATGAGAATCCTGGCTCCCGAGAACTTAAAAGAAGGTAAAAGTTGTTTCTAAAATAGTTTGGTTTTTTAAGAAGAATTTGAAGTAAAGTTATGTAATTTACTTCTGTTATCAGAAAGTTTTGATGATCATCCAAATTGTATCCACAGTATCTTTTGTGAAAGatgtaataattttatatgaaagcTGATTATTCCacacaaatttaaatttatatctaaaaatcaataatagtTTAGGATTTTATGGTTAGTAATTCACTAGTAAACTATGCCTCAGAAGACAGAGACCAAAATCCTCTTAAGGAAAACTGATATCCTGTAGTGTAGTTATTCTTGTAAAACACATTGTAATATGGATATAGATAGAGTCATACATTTCACACTGGTAAAGATATCTAGAGATATGATAAGGGGAGAGGGGCTCTATTTGGAAGACTTAACAACTTTCTTAACAAATCAAAATTTAGCATTTAATAGTAAATTTCAGACACTTGTATAATATGTAACAGTACATGCAATACCATATTCGATGTGTATTAGATATTTTGGAAGAATTTTGCAAGAACATTAGCTTCTTTTAGAATTCCCTTTTAGAAtagctgagaaaaataaatttgctgaAACCACATATTAAAGATTATAGAGATTTCtgtctggacatggtggctcatacctgtaatcccagcacttccggaggccgaggcaggtggatcagttgcggtcaggagttcgataccagcctggccaacatggtgaaaccccgtctctactaaaaatacaaaaattagctaggtgtggtagcacacaccctgtaatcccagctacttgggaggctaaggcaggagaattgcttgaacctgggaggcagaggttgtggtgagccaaaatcacaccactgcactacagcctgagtgacagagcaagactccatctcaaaaataaataaataaatattatagagtttttaaatacattttgtacATACTCTGGAGCTACAGTTTAATGTGGTTCTCAGAGGAATAAATGGATAATAATATCTAATTCCTATGAAGTTACACTCAAAGGCCTCACCAGACCTTAAATAGAAATCTGTTCTAAGCTATAAGAAAGTGGAAAATTGCTACAGAAGGTGGAAGCCTTCACAGAACTAGCAGTGGACAAGTGAGTATCAAGTAAATCAGAAGCCTTATGCAGAATTTCATATGCTAGgatcttttcttctaaaatactTGTTTAGGAATTTAGAGCCCTAGTATTTTCTATTGAATTGCTTGAAAACTTGCTCCCATATTCATTATAGATATTtgtctcatttgaaaaatgtattgATTAAAAACCTGGCAGTGCCAAGTTTGAATAGGAAATCCAGGTCGCACTTAGAGAAGGCATGCTCTTTATGGATGACCTATAAATTTCTGGCCCTAACAGTGGCATTTTCTCTTAACCGGCACTGTCCAATGGCATTTTCTGAAATGACTTCGGTAATGACAAAAATGCTATATATCTATTCTGTCCAGTGTAGTaatcactagccacatgtggctgttgattCACATTTGAAGCATTGCTGGTACAACTGAagaactgaattattttattttaattcaaatataaatGTGGTTAGTGACTACCATACTGTTAACATTAAACAGtgtttaaactataaacagtTAAATCTAACAGGAAAACAGCTGTTGCTGTCTTAAATTCACTGAAATAGTCTGccttattttctggttttttttgttttttattttttgttttagggCAGGGGgtacagagtctggctctgtcgccaggctggagtgcagtggcgcgatctcaactcactgcaacctccacctcccaggttcaggcaatcctcctgcttcagcctcctgagtagctgggactacaggcgcgcatcaccacgcccagctaatctttgtatttttagtagagatggggtttcatcatgttggccaggatggtctcgatctcttaacttgtgatctgcctgcctcagcctcccaaagtgccgggattacaggcatgagccaccgcacctggccagccttGTTTTTCAAAGCCATTAaggaatttttaagataaaacttTTCTTATATTACAGTGGTTTTTAACATGTTTGTATTGATTTATAAACCAttggccattttttaaatgatattaatattCACATGTATATTTCTCAGGGAGAAACCTCAACAAAGTCCAGCCATTGAACATGGAAGGAGATCAAATGTTTTGGGGGACAAACTCCACATCAAAGGCTCATCTgtgaaaagcaacaaaaaataaatagccatGCATTTGATTTGTTTAGTTTTGATTGTTTTAACAGTTAGTAATGGTGCTGGGTAATAAGC is drawn from Homo sapiens chromosome 3, GRCh38.p14 Primary Assembly and contains these coding sequences:
- the MLF1 gene encoding myeloid leukemia factor 1 isoform 2 (isoform 2 is encoded by transcript variant 3), producing MRQMIRSFSEPFGRDLLSISDGRGRAHNRRGHNDGEDSLTHTDVSSFQTMDQMVSNMRNYMQKLERNFGQLSVDPNGHSFCSSSVMTYSKIGDEPPKVFQASTQTRRAPGGIKETRKAMRDSDSGLEKMAIGHHIHDRAHVIKKSKNKKTGDEEVNQEFINMNESDAHAFDEEWQSEVLKYKPGRHNLGNTRMRSVGHENPGSRELKRREKPQQSPAIEHGRRSNVLGDKLHIKGSSVKSNKK
- the MLF1 gene encoding myeloid leukemia factor 1 isoform 13 (isoform 13 is encoded by transcript variant 19), translating into MRQMIRSFSEPFGRDLLSISDGRGRAHNRRGHNDGEDSLTHTDVSSFQTMDQMVSNMRNYMQKLERNFGQLSVDPNGHSFCSSSVMTYSKIGDEPPKVFQASTQTRRAPGGIKETRKAMRDSDSGLEKMAIGHHIHDRAHVIKKSKNKKTGDEEVNQEFINMNESDAHAFDEEWQSEVLKYKPGRHNLGNTRMRSVGHENPGSRELKRSFICLQG
- the MLF1 gene encoding myeloid leukemia factor 1 isoform 14 (isoform 14 is encoded by transcript variant 20), which produces MRQMIRSFSEPFGRDLLSISDGRGRAHNRRGHNDGEDSLTHTDVSSFQTMDQMVSNMRNYMQKLERNFGQLSVDPNGHSFCSSSVMTYSKIGDEPPKVFQASTQTRRAPGGIKETRKAMRDSDSGLEKMAIGHHIHDRAHVIKKSKNKKTGDEEVNQEFINMNERRNLNKVQPLNMEGDQMFWGTNSTSKAHL
- the MLF1 gene encoding myeloid leukemia factor 1 isoform 7 (isoform 7 is encoded by transcript variant 7), with the translated sequence MTPSSRELREPGVRGRAGIKHTDVSSFQTMDQMVSNMRNYMQKLERNFGQLSVDPNGHSFCSSSVMTYSKIGDEPPKVFQASTQTRRAPGGIKETRKAMRDSDSGLEKMAIGHHIHDRAHVIKKSKNKKTGDEEVNQEFINMNESDAHAFDEEWQSEVLKYKPGRHNLGNTRMRSVGHENPGSRELKRREKPQQSPAIEHGRRSNVLGDKLHIKGSSVKSNKK
- the MLF1 gene encoding myeloid leukemia factor 1 isoform 6 (isoform 6 is encoded by transcript variant 9), with the translated sequence MFRMLNSSFEDDPFFSESILAHRENMRQMIRSFSEPFGRDLLSISDGRGRAHNRRGHNDGEDSLTATSCSLVPFGDFGGMHTDVSSFQTMDQMVSNMRNYMQKLERNFGQLSVDPNGHSFCSSSVMTYSKIGDEPPKVFQASTQTRRAPGGIKETRKAMRDSDSGLEKMAIGHHIHDRAHVIKKSKNKKTGDEEVNQEFINMNESDAHAFDEEWQSEVLKYKPGRHNLGNTRMRSVGHENPGSRELKRREKPQQSPAIEHGRRSNVLGDKLHIKGSSVKSNKK
- the MLF1 gene encoding myeloid leukemia factor 1 isoform 1 (isoform 1 is encoded by transcript variant 1) — encoded protein: MFRMLNSSFEDDPFFSESILAHRENMRQMIRSFSEPFGRDLLSISDGRGRAHNRRGHNDGEDSLTHTDVSSFQTMDQMVSNMRNYMQKLERNFGQLSVDPNGHSFCSSSVMTYSKIGDEPPKVFQASTQTRRAPGGIKETRKAMRDSDSGLEKMAIGHHIHDRAHVIKKSKNKKTGDEEVNQEFINMNESDAHAFDEEWQSEVLKYKPGRHNLGNTRMRSVGHENPGSRELKRREKPQQSPAIEHGRRSNVLGDKLHIKGSSVKSNKK
- the MLF1 gene encoding myeloid leukemia factor 1 isoform 9 (isoform 9 is encoded by transcript variant 12) — translated: MFRMLNSSFEDDPFFSESILAHRENMRQMIRSFSEPFGRDLLSISDGRGRAHNRRGHNDGEDSLTHTDVSSFQTMDQMVSNMRNYMQKLERNFGQLSVDPNGHSFCSSSVMTYSKIGDEPPKVFQASTQTRRAPGGIKETRKAMRDSDSGLEKMAIGHHIHDRAHVIKKSKNKKTGDEEVNQEFINMNESDAHAFDEEWQSEVLKYKPGRHNLGNTRMRSVGHENPGSRELKRRNLNKVQPLNMEGDQMFWGTNSTSKAHL
- the MLF1 gene encoding myeloid leukemia factor 1 isoform 5 (isoform 5 is encoded by transcript variant 13), which encodes MRQMIRSFSEPFGRDLLSISDGRGRAHNRRGHNDGEDSLTATSCSLVPFGDFGGMHTDVSSFQTMDQMVSNMRNYMQKLERNFGQLSVDPNGHSFCSSSVMTYSKIGDEPPKVFQASTQTRRAPGGIKETRKAMRDSDSGLEKMAIGHHIHDRAHVIKKSKNKKTGDEEVNQEFINMNESDAHAFDEEWQSEVLKYKPGRHNLGNTRMRSVGHENPGSRELKRREKPQQSPAIEHGRRSNVLGDKLHIKGSSVKSNKK
- the MLF1 gene encoding myeloid leukemia factor 1 isoform 11 (isoform 11 is encoded by transcript variant 17) — encoded protein: MFRMLNSSFEDDPFFSVGLCSFKGFAGDITTISVKLMHTDVSSFQTMDQMVSNMRNYMQKLERNFGQLSVDPNGHSFCSSSVMTYSKIGDEPPKVFQASTQTRRAPGGIKETRKAMRDSDSGLEKMAIGHHIHDRAHVIKKSKNKKTGDEEVNQEFINMNESDAHAFDEEWQSEVLKYKPGRHNLGNTRMRSVGHENPGSRELKRREKPQQSPAIEHGRRSNVLGDKLHIKGSSVKSNKK
- the MLF1 gene encoding myeloid leukemia factor 1 isoform 12 (isoform 12 is encoded by transcript variant 18) → MFRMLNSSFEDDPFFSESILAHRENMRQMIRSFSEPFGRDLLSISDGRGRAHNRRGHNDGEDSLTHTDVSSFQTMDQMVSNMRNYMQKLERNFGQLSVDPNGHSFCSSSVMTYSKIGDEPPKVFQASTQTRRAPGGIKETRKAMRDSDSGLEKMAIGHHIHDRAHVIKKSKNKKTGDEEVNQEFINMNERRNLNKVQPLNMEGDQMFWGTNSTSKAHL
- the MLF1 gene encoding myeloid leukemia factor 1 isoform 4 (isoform 4 is encoded by transcript variant 5); translation: MRQMIRSFSEPFGRDLLSISDGRGRAHNRRGHNDGEDSLTHTDVSSFQTMDQMVSNMRNYMQKLERNFIKETRKAMRDSDSGLEKMAIGHHIHDRAHVIKKSKNKKTGDEEVNQEFINMNESDAHAFDEEWQSEVLKYKPGRHNLGNTRMRSVGHENPGSRELKRREKPQQSPAIEHGRRSNVLGDKLHIKGSSVKSNKK
- the MLF1 gene encoding myeloid leukemia factor 1 isoform 10 (isoform 10 is encoded by transcript variant 16) gives rise to the protein MFRMLNSSFEDDPFFSHTGGLTLQQLKLKHKKPLELSSGHHTDVSSFQTMDQMVSNMRNYMQKLERNFGQLSVDPNGHSFCSSSVMTYSKIGDEPPKVFQASTQTRRAPGGIKETRKAMRDSDSGLEKMAIGHHIHDRAHVIKKSKNKKTGDEEVNQEFINMNESDAHAFDEEWQSEVLKYKPGRHNLGNTRMRSVGHENPGSRELKRREKPQQSPAIEHGRRSNVLGDKLHIKGSSVKSNKK
- the MLF1 gene encoding myeloid leukemia factor 1 isoform 8 (isoform 8 is encoded by transcript variant 8), encoding MDQMVSNMRNYMQKLERNFGQLSVDPNGHSFCSSSVMTYSKIGDEPPKVFQASTQTRRAPGGIKETRKAMRDSDSGLEKMAIGHHIHDRAHVIKKSKNKKTGDEEVNQEFINMNESDAHAFDEEWQSEVLKYKPGRHNLGNTRMRSVGHENPGSRELKRREKPQQSPAIEHGRRSNVLGDKLHIKGSSVKSNKK